A region from the Drosophila bipectinata strain 14024-0381.07 chromosome 3R, DbipHiC1v2, whole genome shotgun sequence genome encodes:
- the Dic1 gene encoding mitochondrial dicarboxylate carrier, whose protein sequence is MSQKKEERKARWYFGGLGSVGAAMVTHPLDLIKVTQQTQQGKLSIIQIVPQIAREHGVLAFYNGLSASMLRQMTYSTTRFGAYEVGKNYINTDTFGGKVLLAGLSGFAGGIIGTPADMVNVRMQNDVKLPPDQRRNYKHAIDGLYKVYRQEGFSRLFSGTTTATSRGILMTIGQIAFYDQTKVALLKTPYFEDNLVTHFTASLVAGAIATTLTQPLDVLKTRSMNAKPGEFTGLWDIVKHTSKLGPLGFFKGYVAAFVRLGPQTILTFVFLEQLRLNFGHKTVS, encoded by the exons ATGAGCCAAAAGAAGGAAGAAAGAAAGGCACGCTGGTATTTCGGCGGATTGGGAAGCGTGGGGGCAGCAATGGTCACTCACCCCCTCGACCTTATCAAGGTTACGCAGCAGACGCAACAAGGCAAGCTTTCCATAATCCAGATAGTTCCGCAAATTGCCCGAGAACATGGAGTCCTGGCCTTCTACAACGGCCTCTCTGCCTCGATGCTGCGTCAGATGACCTATTCCACGACGCGATTCGGTGCTTATGAGGTCGGCAAAAACTACATTAACACCGATACCTTTGGCGGTAAGGTCCTTTTGGCCGGTCTCTCTGGTTTCGCTGGCGGTATCATTGGCACGCCGGCGGACATGGTCAACGTTCGGATGCAGAACGATGTTAAGTTGCCCCCGGATCAACGACGCAA CTACAAACACGCTATTGATGGTCTTTATAAGGTCTATCGCCAAGAAGGATTTTCGAGACTTTTCTCTGGAACAACGACGGCAACATCGCGTGGTATTCTCATGACCATCGGACAGATTGCGTTTTATGATCAGACGAAGGTCGCCCTGCTGAAAACCCCCTACTTTGAGGATAACTTGGTCACGCACTTTACCGCCTCCTTAGTGGCTGGAGCAATAGCTACTACTCTTACCCAGCCACTGGATGTGCTGAAGACGCGGTCAATGAACGCGAAGCCCGGGGAATTTACGGGATTATGGGACATTGTCAAGCATACGAGCAAGTTGGGACCTCTAGGTTTCTTCAAGGGCTATGTGGCGGCCTTTGTGCGATTGGGTCCTCAAACCATCCTGACGTTCGTGTTCCTGGAGCAGCTCCGCTTAAACTTTGGCCACAAAACTGTTAGCTAG
- the Elp6 gene encoding elongator complex protein 6, giving the protein MATSVLLACGLNEQKLPGFVHISEESNVDGSFLISCILGQRLRISNAGTLLVCLQHHYQHYFNAGMRLGYNTNIFQGKTLGVIDVLSDMAGQGLASKWLRHPEGQNLTEQLMEDIRSQVETNYASRNSYTVLIDNLSILFNLGATKLQVQQFCQDLAALSKERENLTVITKLSNSDIYQLTDNNVAKLGQVRIQVLRLKSGVFREVDGKLLIERVLEEGKFACEETRKEVLYKVNDRNVKVFTPGEIGVKV; this is encoded by the coding sequence ATGGCAACCTCAGTGCTACTAGCCTGCGGACTCAATGAGCAAAAATTACCCGGATTTGTGCACATCAGCGAGGAGTCCAATGTAGATGGCAGCTTCCTGATCAGCTGTATCCTGGGTCAGAGGTTGCGCATCTCCAACGCCGGAACGTTGCTTGTCTGCCTGCAGCATCACTATCAGCACTATTTTAATGCTGGGATGCGATTGGGTTACAACACGAACATCTTCCAGGGTAAAACTTTGGGAGTTATCGATGTCCTGAGCGACATGGCTGGCCAAGGACTTGCCTCCAAGTGGCTGCGTCACCCGGAAGGTCAGAACTTAACCGAGCAACTGATGGAGGACATTCGATCACAGGTGGAGACCAACTACGCCAGCCGGAACAGCTATACGGTGCTGATTGACAATCTGTCCATCCTGTTCAACCTGGGTGCCACAAAGCTGCAGGTGCAACAATTCTGTCAGGATCTGGCCGCCCTGTCCAAGGAGCGGGAAAATCTAACAGTCATCACCAAGCTTAGCAACAGTGACATCTACCAGCTGACGGATAACAATGTGGCGAAACTCGGTCAGGTGCGAATTCAGGTTCTGCGGCTCAAGAGCGGAGTGTTCCGCGAGGTTGACGGTAAGCTGCTGATCGAGCGAGTCCTGGAGGAGGGAAAGTTTGCCTGCGAAGAGACACGCAAGGAGGTACTCTATAAGGTCAATGATCGCAACGTCAAGGTCTTTACACCTGGCGAAATCGGGGTCAAGGTCTAG